The Mycolicibacterium neoaurum DNA segment CTCCTGTAACGAAATCGTACCCTTACCAATGGGTTTGAGGGGATCACTGATATCGACGAAGCCGATGCGCGCGGCGGCGGCGTCGGTGTGGACGACGGTGTTGCCATCGGAGCTCGCGGTGGCGATCTCGGCCGCGGTCTCGGCCGCCGGGTCGGTGCCGGCCGGCCGGTTCAGATACACCGGGTATGTCGCCAACCGGTGATAGCGCTCGGATTCCGGCAAGGCGAAGTCGATCGGCGAGGTGGCGCGTTGGGCCTGCAGCCCGCGTCGGCCGTGATCATCGCGTCCCGAGTCGGTGGCGCATCCTGCGACGAGGACGGTGACTGCGACGATGAGGGTGGTGGCCCGGAACAGACCGGACGTGGTCATGGGCCCCCCGTGTTCGATTCGGCCCCAGGCGATCGTGATATCGCCGGGTGCACGTCCAGTGTCACTCAGCTGGCCAACGAGAAAGGGCCGACCCTTGTTCCGCGGGTCGGCCCTTCTCACATGAGCGATCGGGTCAGTCGACGTTGCCGCCGGTGTTGCCCGGCCCACCGCCCGGGCTGCCGCCCTGACCGGGATTGCCGTTGGACTGGCCACCGTTGCCGCCGTTGCCACCGAATCCACCGAAGTTGCCGTTGCCCCCGTTACCGCCGCTGCCGCCGGTGCCGGTGTTGAGGCCGCCGGCACCGACGCCGTTACCGCCGTCGCCGCCGCGTCCGCCACCGGTCAGGATGCCGCGGCCATTGCCGCCCTGGCCGCCGGTGCCGCCGATGCCGCCCTCGTCATCGCGGGTCCCGTTGCCGCCGTCGCCGCCGCGGCCACCACCGAAGAGCACCAGGCCGCTGCCGCCACCGCTACCGCCGGCACCACCTGTTCCGGCACCGGTCTGCGATGTGCCGTTGCCGCCGTTGCCGCCACGCCCGCCGCCGCCGACGATCGCGTTGCCGCCGCCGCTACCGCCGGCACCGCCGGTGGCGTTCCCGGACGTAGCCGTCGCGTCACCGCCGGTTCCGCCTTCGCCGGCGAATCCGACTTCGACCACGCCTCCGGCACCGCCGGCACCACCGACGGCCGAACCCGTCCCGGACGCGGTGGCCGAACCACCGTCGCCACCGCGGCCGGGCGCGTAGAGGCCCTGGCCACCGGTGCCACCGGCACCACCGGTGATCGTGCCGCTGGTCCCGGTCGCGCTACCACCGGCACCACCGCCGCCACCGGCACCCAGGATGCCCGCGGTTCCGGCGTCGCCGCCGGCGCCACCGACCGCGTTCGCGCCCTGCGCACTGCCACCGTCACCACCGGCGCCACCGTTGCCGACCAGCAGGCCTGCCTGCCCGCCGGCGCCACCGGCACCTCCGACCGCGCCGGTGTTGGTGAGATCACCGTTACCGCCGCGCCCGCCATCACCGAAGATCAAGCCACCGCGCCCGCCGTCACCGCCGTCGATCCCGCCGACACCGTCGCCGCCGCGCCCGCCGTTGCCCAGCAAACCGGCATGACCGCCGTTGCCGCCACCGAGGCCACCGTCGCCGCCATTGCCGAGCAGACCGCCCTGTCCGCCGTCTGCGCCTATGCCACCGGCGCCGCCGTTGCCGAAGAGCAACCCGCCGCGGCCGCCGTTGACACCCGCGGTCACCGAGGTGAAACCGTTGCCGATGAGCAGGCCGCCGTCGGGATTGGCCGCGTCACCGTTGCGGACGAAGAAGCTGATCACCGGGATCCGGCCACCGATGTCACCGAGCAATCCGGCAATCGCGCCGGGCAGATCACCCAGATTGGTCTGTGCGACCTGCAGGGAACCGTCCGCCGCCGCGATCATCATGGTGACCGGCGTATCGCGGTCTCCACCTGTACGTGCGACGGCATCTGCCAACACTTCAGGTGTGAATTCGGGGGTGGCACCGGCCGCCGAACGCGCCGAGCCACCGGGCGCAGCGGAGACGTCATCGGCACCGTTGTCGGTCGGGACGAACGTGATCAGGGTGCCACCGGCATCCGCCGCGGCCGGGGCTCCGGAGTTCTGGGCATCGACGCCGACCTGCGCGCCATAGAGCGCATTCGGTGCCGGGGCGGGCAGCACTGCGGTCGCGGCGGCCAGCATCGGTTGAGCGTGCACGATGTGCGGGGCCACGACGGTTGCCGAGCCGGCGAGGTCCGCGCGCTGACCATCCACCGAGACGACGGCCACTCCCGTCGTCGCCAAAACACCCGCTGCCAATGCCGAAAAGACTGTGCTGGGCACGTTTCCCACCGAAGCTCCTTAAGCTGACCCAATTTGCCGCGAGAAGTATGTCAGACATGCGCTTAGAAAACTCTCAGTTTGCGACACATCGTCGAAACGTGTTCCGCCGAGCGCCGCGCTTCGGCCAATGACCGTTCATTTGCCTGGCGTCATCGCGGTAACCCTGCACCGAATCCCGTCGACCCTGTTTTGCTGATGGTCACGATGCAGCCGCGGCACCCGACGGCGGTATCGGTTGCTGCTCTACCGGCGCGACCTCGCAGTGCGGCGCCGTGTCGCGGTTCGTCCGGGCGAACTCATCGGGTCAGTTCACCGACATTGCCATGATCCGGCCGACACCGGGTTTAAGGTGCACTCCGTGAGCAAGATCGCGTTAGCCGGCAACCGCGGCCGGTGGCTCGCGTTCACGATGTCGGTGGCGGTCTCGGCGATGGTGATCATTGCCCAGAACGGGGTGCCACCGCACCTCGCCGACACCGAGGGCAGTGCGGCCACCGCCGCGAACCCGACGGCGCCGCCCACCGTCCCCGCTCAACCCGGGCCGAGTGCCACCGAAGCCGAATTGCTGGCGGCGTCGGTGCCGGTCGAACCGCGAGTTCTCGACTTTCCGTTGGACCCCGGCGTCGCCCCGGAGGGCGGGCTGCAGGTGAAGACGATCTGGGTCGCTCGTGCCATCAGCATGATGTACCCGGAGATCACCACCATCGGCGGCTATCGACAAGACGCGCTGAAATGGCATCCCAATGGTTTGGCGATCGACGTGATGATCCCCGATCACAGCAGTGAGCAAGGCATCGAGCTGGGCAACCAGATCGCCGGGCTCGCCCTGGCCAACGCGCAACGGTGGGGCGTCATCCACGTGATCTGGCGGCAAGGCTTCTATCCCGGCATCGGCGCACCCAGCTGGACGGCCGATTACGGATCGGAAACCCTGAACCATTTCGACCACATCCACATCGCCACCGATGGGGGCGGCTACCCCACTGGCCACGAGTCCTATTATCTCGGCTCGATGAAATCCTGACGGTCAGACTGCGACCGACACCGGGCACGATGCGGTGCCGGCAGCACTCGGGTCGCCACACACCGCGACCATCGTGATCAGCTGGTCCGGGTCATAGGGGGTGAAGTCGGGTGCGGCGGGCGGCCACAACGGGAAGATGCTGGCGCCGGTCACCCCGGTGATTCGGGCGACGATCTGTGCGGCGAAGTTGGTCACCACGTAGCCGAGGTCTCCGATGAACTCGACGGGTCCGACAGCCGCACCGGCCAGGAAGCTGACCAGGAAGATGTTCTGTCCGGCAACCGCTTTCAGGCCACCGACGATGCCGTCGACGATATCGACCAGGAAGTACGGGATGGAGGCGAAGATGGTACGCACACCCAACGCCACATCGGTGGCGATGTCGGGGTAGCCGTTCTTGCCGATGATGTCCTGCAGGGCGGCACGCAATGCGTCGTCATTGTCGATCGGCCGGACATTGTTGGTGAGCTCGGTCATCGAGGTGCCGTCGCTACCCGGTCGGACGGTGCCGCCGAACAGGGTGACGACGGTCGGGGTGACGTCGACGATTTCATACTGCAGGTTGATCAGACCGTTCCCTGGTCCCGATCCTCCGAATCCCTCACCCCGAACGACGACGAAAGTGCCTGTCTCGTCCGGGGATTGGAAACCGTGACCGAGTCCACGCTGCGGCTGATGGCCGTGATCGGTGACCAGGATGACCGTCCATTCCTCACCGTTCGCGGCCTCCCAGTCACGCACCTGCTGCATGATCAAGCCGAGGTTGCGATCGAAGTTCAACAGCGCATCGGTGTATTCCTGCGAGCCGCCACCGTAGGCGTGTCCGGCCTCGTCGACGCCGACGAAATAGCTGAAGATGAAGTTGGCGACATCGCGGTCGGCGGCGGCGATGGTGGCGCCGGTGACCGAACCGACCAGATCGTCGGACGCCGCCCAACTGGACTCCGGTCCGATGTAGTGCACAGTGTCGGCTCGGTTGGCGCCTGCCGCGGCGATGGCCGCGATGACGTCCCAGTTGGCGATGGCCGTGGTCTGGATACCGTCGCCGTGCGCGCCCTCGAGCTGGTTGAACACGGTCGGGTAGTTGTCATAGGTCCATGGCGTGAAGATGTTGTTGATCACCCCGGTCCGCTCACCCCAGAACCCGGTCAGGATGGAGGTCCATGACGGATTCGAGATGGTCGTGTGCCCGACGATGCTCGACGGAGCGGTGGTGCTCTCCTGGATCAGCGTGAAGAAGTTGGCATTTGCGGGATCGGAAAGCACCTTGCTGAGATTCGTGCCGTCCACCCCGATGAGCAGCACATTTTTACTCTCCGGCGATGCGGCAGCGACCGCGTTCGGAGAAGCATTGCGGCGCATCGCATTACGTTCCAGCTCGTCGCGCACGGCAGCCAACGCCGCGACGGCGACCGCGGCCTGCAGCGGCGGTTGCTCCGGGCTGGTCTCGACGAGCGGTTGGCCGGTGGCCGCCGAGGCGAGTTCCGTCGCTGTCGTGGCGGCACCGGCGCCGAGGACCGGCTCGCCGGTATCGACGATCGTGGCCGGTGCGCTGGTCGGTGACACCCGGTCAGCGGTCACGACCGGCGCGGTGCTCGGCGTGTTGTCCGGCTGCTCGATGCCTGTCTCTCGGGCGGTGGTGCGCTCGGTGCCCGTTTGCGAGTCGGGGCCGGCGGTCTCGGCGGCCCGAGTCATGGCGCGGCGCTCCAGCACGCCCGATGTCGCGGCCTGACGAGCCGATTTCCGGGTGGTCTTCTTCGCTTCCGGCACGGCATCGGATTCGTCGGCGCCCACCTGCCCCGAGGTGTCGGTCGGGTCCGTCGGCCCGGGATCTGTGCCCGACGGAGCAGTTGGTCCCCCTGCGGTGGGTGATGTGGCCTGGCTTGTCTCAGCGGGTGACGACTCCGCGGAACTCGACGTCGAAGAACCGGCCGACGAGGCTGAAGAAGAAGAAGAAGAAGAAGAACTGCTCGACGACGAGTCACCGGACGCATCGGCCGACGCCGCCGGCGCCCACCCCACCGCGACGCCGACCCCCAAGGTGACCGCCAACGCCCCCACTCGTCCGATGTGCGCGGCATATCCCATGAGAGTCCTTTCCGAAGCGATACCGATGCACCGCACCGAATTCGCAGCACGGACGCGCCGGTGACGGCCGCTTGCTATGGTCGCCACATCGTCGTCACACGCTGCTCGGTGAAGCTGCATCGCAAATTACGCGAACGACACCTCCCGACGGCCGGGAATGCGCGACTTGGCCGGGACGTGTCGATGGCGGTGGCTGTTGCCGCAGCGATGACGGTGCTGACAACGTTGGTCGCCTGCGCGCACCCCCGGGAGTCGGTCGAGGAGCCCGCGGCCGTGAATACCACCGCACGGGCCGCTCCGTCCCGGCCACGGCCGGTCCAGACACCTCCCGCACAGCCTCGCCTGGCCGCCGAACCGGCACAGATCGCCGACGATCTGGTCACCGACGAACGAGTGCTGCGTAACGCCCGTGCGCCGGAGCAGGCACTGCAGAACGCGGCGCGCCGCCAACAGATGGCCTACCGGACCATCGGTCGGCATCCCGAATGGGATGCGGTCGTCCGCCCACGCATCGCGGCGGATCTCGTCGCGGTCTACGACCTGAACATCACCGCCCGCCGCCATCTGGACGCGTTGCTCACAACCGAGGCCAACGCCACCCTGCCTGCCTGGCGGGTCGTCGCGCCAAGGCCCGCCGACGAACTGCTCGACCATTACCGAGAAGCGGAAGCCGTCTCGGGCGTGGGCTGGAATTACCTGGCCGCGGTCAATCTGGTCGAGACCCGGCTCGGCAGCATCACCGGCACCAGCAGCGCCGGCGCACAAGGCCCCATGCAGTTCTTACCGTCGACGTTCGCAGCACACTGCGCCGGCGGAGACATCCACGACCCCCGCGACGCGATCCTGGCCGCGGGCCGCTATCTGGCCGCCAACGCCTTCGTCGACGATCCCGCTCATGCGCTGTTCCGCTACAACAACTCCGACGACTACGTTGCCGCCGTGCAGGCCTATGCGGCGGTACTCGCCGCCGATCCGCGCGCCTTCGCCGGCTTCTACCGATGGGAGGTGTACTACCGGACCACGGCCGGCGACGTGCTACTCCCGGTCGGTTATGAACGACTCACCCCCGTTCCGGCCGTCGAGTACATCGCGACGCATCCACAGTGATCTCGGTGTGGGCGAATACCGTTGCACCACAGAGGAAGGCAGCATGACACATCTGCGAGTGGACCTGCTGGTCATCGGCTTCGGCAAGGGTGGCAAAACCCTGGCGGCGACGCTGGGCAACCAGGGTCGCAGCGTGGTCCTGGTCGAACGGTCCCCGACCATGTACGGCGGCACCTGCATCAACGTGGGGTGTGTACCGACCAAATCGATGGTCTATCGCAGTGAGCATCGTCGCCCCGGCGAGGACGGTGTCACCGCCCATGCCGACGCGGTGGCGGCGACTCAGGCATTGACCGCGGATCTGCGCGCAGTCAACTACGGCATCTTCGATCCCATTCCCAGTGTCAGGGTGCTGACCGGCAGAGCCGCTTTCACCGGGCCCGATTCGGTATCGGTGAGCGCCGCCGACGGTGAAGTAACCGTGTCGGCCGACAGCATCGTGATCGACACGGGCTCGGTGCCCGTGGTTCCCGACATCCCGGGCCTTCGCAGGTGCCCGGTGGCCGTCACCAGCGCCGAACTGCTTGAGCGTGTCCCGCGGTCAGACCGGCTGGTGGTGCTCGGCGGCGGGTACATCGGGCTGGAGTTCGCCTCGATGATGGCCGGCTTCGGCACCGAAGTGACAGTCCTGGAACATCATTCGCAGATCCTTCGATTCGAGGATGACGATGTTGCCGCGTCGGCGCGCGACCTGTTGGAGCGGCGCGGGGTGCGGATCGTCACCGGCGCGGCCATCCAAGAGGTCAGCACGGTGGGCGGCGGGGCGCGGGTGAGCTACTCGGTCGACGGCCGCGCCACCGCCGCGGAGGGTGACACCATCCTGGTCGCCCTGGGCCGGGTTCCCGACACCGCGGGCCTCGGCCTCGACACGGCTGGGATACGCACCACTGCCGACGGCGCTGTCGCGGTCGACGAGTTCCTTCACACCAGCCTGCCCAACGTGTATGCCGTCGGAGATGTCAACGGCGGCCCGCAATTCACCTATATCTCCCTTGACGATCACCGCATCGTGCTCGACCAGCTGACAGGCGCCGCCCATCCACGCTCCACCGCCCAGCGCACCGCCGTCCCGAACTGTCTGTTCCTGACCCCGCCGCTGGCCCGGGTCGGACTGACCGAGCGGGCGGCGCGCCAGTCCGGTCGGGCCGTTCGGGTGGCGGTCAGTCCGGTGGCGAAGCTGGCGACGGTGCCGCGAGCCCGCATCGTCGGTGAGACCGCGGGCCTGATGAAACTGGTGACGGACGCCGAGACCGACATGATCCTCGGCGCGGCCCTGCTCTGCCACGACGCACACGAGATCATCAATCTCGTGGCATTGGCCATGCGGCATCAGATCACCGCCACCGCGATGCGGGAGGGAATATACACCCACCCGTCGATGTCCGAATTCTTCAATCAACTGCTGGGAATGCTGCGGTGACGGCTGCCCGGTGGCGGCTCGCTGACGGCGCCCATCGAAAGTTCAGGCGGCGACGATCGGGCCTGCGGGCGTCGGTTCGGCGGGCTCCCCGTGCGCTGCGGTCAACAATGGGGCACACACCGCACATGCCTGCGGACCGATCACCGGATAGCCGCAACCCGGACACAAACCGAGCCGCCGCTCCCCTGCATTCGTCATCGGGTTCCCTTTCGCCGACGCACGCGTACCCCGTGCACGCACATTTCACGCCACGACCGTCAATAACTTCGCTTCGCGTCCGAGTCCTCGTTTTATGCACCTGTCCGGCACATATTCGGAGTGGCATCGGCGCGCCGGAGAGATTTTCGCACGGCGGGGACGCGAAAATACAAATGTGGTTGATGATGCGAATGCGGCCAGTGATGCAAACCCCGCTGATGGTGCGGATGTGGCGCAGACGACGCCGGTGACCACCGACCAGCAGTCCGCCGCGCCCAGCGACCCAGGGTTCGTCCCAGCCGCACAGGCGGAGGCTACGCCTTCTGGAAAGCGTTCCCGGCAATGGTCCATGCCGAAGAATCCGGTCACCCGCCACCATGTGGACAGCGCAGGCCGGCTGGTCCGCGGCGCGGGCACCACCCTGTTCATCGCCATCCGTGGGATAGCCGCAGGCTGCGCCGACCTGGCACGCATGACCAGTCGAGCGGTCGGCTCCGTGCCCGCGGCGCTGCGCGCCATGGCGGTGCTGGCCACCTCGATGCTGCTCGGCATCGTGGGATCGATCGCCTGGCAGGGCACGGCGGGTCTGCTGTGCTCGGTGGTGGTGATCCCGGTGTGTGCCATCGCACTCGGCGCACTCGGCCATCGCCGGTACGGCAACGGCCAGACCCTGGCCGAACACACCGCGCAGCCCGAGACGGCCCGCCCGGGCGCTACGTCCGAGAGCGATCTACAGCGCGCGATGGATTACGTCGACCACAAGCTCACGGTGGCACTGAACTCCTTCGGTGCCGAACGCCAGCAGGCGGCGATGATCGCCCTGTTCCAAGCCAAGACCGCCCTCGAGCTCACCCTCGGTACGGAGCAGAACGACACGACGCCCATCGACGCATTGCTGCTACCCGATGAGTCCGTGGTCCGGCCGCGCATCCGCCCGGGCGCCAAAACCGCTCTGCGGGAGAGCAGTTCATTGGCGGCCTCGTGAACGGCCAAGTCGCCCATATCGAGGATGACTACACACTGGTCATCAACCGTGGCGCCCAGGCCGGCGTGACGGCGGGCATGGTGTTCGCGGTCCGATCGGAGTTCGGCCAGGTGATCACAGACCCGGAGTCCGGGCGCGAATTGGGCCGTCTCACCCGGGAAGTGGTGCGCGTCAAAGTGTTCGACGTCCAGCCGCTCTTCGCGCGGGCCCACACTGTCGCGCGCACCGACGACGTGCATGGCCTGTTCCAGGCGAC contains these protein-coding regions:
- a CDS encoding glycoside hydrolase, encoding MSVAVSAMVIIAQNGVPPHLADTEGSAATAANPTAPPTVPAQPGPSATEAELLAASVPVEPRVLDFPLDPGVAPEGGLQVKTIWVARAISMMYPEITTIGGYRQDALKWHPNGLAIDVMIPDHSSEQGIELGNQIAGLALANAQRWGVIHVIWRQGFYPGIGAPSWTADYGSETLNHFDHIHIATDGGGYPTGHESYYLGSMKS
- a CDS encoding alkaline phosphatase family protein — encoded protein: MGADESDAVPEAKKTTRKSARQAATSGVLERRAMTRAAETAGPDSQTGTERTTARETGIEQPDNTPSTAPVVTADRVSPTSAPATIVDTGEPVLGAGAATTATELASAATGQPLVETSPEQPPLQAAVAVAALAAVRDELERNAMRRNASPNAVAAASPESKNVLLIGVDGTNLSKVLSDPANANFFTLIQESTTAPSSIVGHTTISNPSWTSILTGFWGERTGVINNIFTPWTYDNYPTVFNQLEGAHGDGIQTTAIANWDVIAAIAAAGANRADTVHYIGPESSWAASDDLVGSVTGATIAAADRDVANFIFSYFVGVDEAGHAYGGGSQEYTDALLNFDRNLGLIMQQVRDWEAANGEEWTVILVTDHGHQPQRGLGHGFQSPDETGTFVVVRGEGFGGSGPGNGLINLQYEIVDVTPTVVTLFGGTVRPGSDGTSMTELTNNVRPIDNDDALRAALQDIIGKNGYPDIATDVALGVRTIFASIPYFLVDIVDGIVGGLKAVAGQNIFLVSFLAGAAVGPVEFIGDLGYVVTNFAAQIVARITGVTGASIFPLWPPAAPDFTPYDPDQLITMVAVCGDPSAAGTASCPVSVAV
- a CDS encoding lytic transglycosylase domain-containing protein, with amino-acid sequence MAVAVAAAMTVLTTLVACAHPRESVEEPAAVNTTARAAPSRPRPVQTPPAQPRLAAEPAQIADDLVTDERVLRNARAPEQALQNAARRQQMAYRTIGRHPEWDAVVRPRIAADLVAVYDLNITARRHLDALLTTEANATLPAWRVVAPRPADELLDHYREAEAVSGVGWNYLAAVNLVETRLGSITGTSSAGAQGPMQFLPSTFAAHCAGGDIHDPRDAILAAGRYLAANAFVDDPAHALFRYNNSDDYVAAVQAYAAVLAADPRAFAGFYRWEVYYRTTAGDVLLPVGYERLTPVPAVEYIATHPQ
- a CDS encoding dihydrolipoyl dehydrogenase family protein, yielding MTHLRVDLLVIGFGKGGKTLAATLGNQGRSVVLVERSPTMYGGTCINVGCVPTKSMVYRSEHRRPGEDGVTAHADAVAATQALTADLRAVNYGIFDPIPSVRVLTGRAAFTGPDSVSVSAADGEVTVSADSIVIDTGSVPVVPDIPGLRRCPVAVTSAELLERVPRSDRLVVLGGGYIGLEFASMMAGFGTEVTVLEHHSQILRFEDDDVAASARDLLERRGVRIVTGAAIQEVSTVGGGARVSYSVDGRATAAEGDTILVALGRVPDTAGLGLDTAGIRTTADGAVAVDEFLHTSLPNVYAVGDVNGGPQFTYISLDDHRIVLDQLTGAAHPRSTAQRTAVPNCLFLTPPLARVGLTERAARQSGRAVRVAVSPVAKLATVPRARIVGETAGLMKLVTDAETDMILGAALLCHDAHEIINLVALAMRHQITATAMREGIYTHPSMSEFFNQLLGMLR